In Patescibacteria group bacterium, the genomic stretch GCATGGAATGAGGAGCACTATCCCCCAAATCCCAGGAACCATATGATAGTACAGCATTAAACAAAGCAGAATAATAAATGCGCATCCAAAGTCGATGAGGTGCACGAACGTCGAGGCAAGGGGGAGGATGATCTTAGGAAAATAGACCTTTTTGATAATCGACTGGTCTGCGATAAGACTGTTCGCAGCGCTCCCTAGTGAGTTTGCAAAGTAATACCAGAAAAGGAGTCCGATAAAGGAAAAGACCGGATAGGGAATGCCCCCCGTATCAACATCGATGACTTTACTGAAAAGAACATTGAGAATTGCCATCATGATGAGTGGCTGGAGCACGGCCCATGCGATGCCAAGTGCTGTTTGTTTATAACGAACCATGATATCCCTAAGGCCGAAATAATAAAAGAGCTCGCGATAGCGCCAAAGCTCCTTTGTATCAATAGTCAAGGTTTTCTTTGGTTTGATAACAGTAGTTTGCATCATGAAGCATGTAGATAATTGAGAGTTCCTTACTGCTAAATCTAACAATTCATGCATATCTGTCAAGTATTTGCACAATATTTGCACAAATATTTGCTTCCTTGCACTTCCTGTGGTAATCCATTAATATATAATGAAATCTTAATATTTTTTGGTGTATGCTATACAAAATAAGTACCTGGGTACGTACTCGAGGATTACCATGGACACTCCTCTATATATGTCGCCAGTTTTTGCTCCGATACCCTTTAACATCACTAGAGAAACGGTTGTCACGAATTGAGCAGTCACGACATATCACGGGAGAGCATTCACTCTCTTCGTCGACCCATACACTTGAGATGAATAAACAGATATGGAACTCATACGACTGGGGTGACCGCGGGGAAGAGTGGACGTATGACGCCAAGAAGTATAGTAACCTCGATCCACTACAGTGGAAAAATAAGCTTCTGAATAATGTATTGCGTAAATACATAGCTCCTGGATCAACCGTTCTTGAGATTGGTCCTGGTGGTGGCCGATGGACACAAGAACTCCTTCCCCTCTCACAACGCCTTATTATTGTCGATATATCTGAAAAAGTGCTTGAGATATGTAGAGAACGGTTTCGTGACGCAACAACACTCGACTATCATCTCATTGATGAGATATGTATGGATTTCATTCCAGATAACTCAATTAATGCCATCTGGTCCTATGATGTATTCGTTCACATCAATACGTCTGACACGGAAAACTACATACGAGAATTCCAAAGAATTCTAAAGCCTGGAGGCTACGCACTTATCCATCACTCCGGCACCTATACGACA encodes the following:
- a CDS encoding ABC transporter permease, with product MMQTTVIKPKKTLTIDTKELWRYRELFYYFGLRDIMVRYKQTALGIAWAVLQPLIMMAILNVLFSKVIDVDTGGIPYPVFSFIGLLFWYYFANSLGSAANSLIADQSIIKKVYFPKIILPLASTFVHLIDFGCAFIILLCLMLYYHMVPGIWGIVLLIPCLLITFLTFSGIGLMLAAINVKYRDVRYALPFGVQLLFFVTPIMYPLTFLGSNNALWYLNPIGSSIEIMRVALTGAGDIQWYLLSSAGIVSVLLFLCGLFIFNRTEKYFADIL
- a CDS encoding class I SAM-dependent methyltransferase, which translates into the protein MLRYPLTSLEKRLSRIEQSRHITGEHSLSSSTHTLEMNKQIWNSYDWGDRGEEWTYDAKKYSNLDPLQWKNKLLNNVLRKYIAPGSTVLEIGPGGGRWTQELLPLSQRLIIVDISEKVLEICRERFRDATTLDYHLIDEICMDFIPDNSINAIWSYDVFVHINTSDTENYIREFQRILKPGGYALIHHSGTYTTYDEEWLRKSAFRSYVDGALFKYFIEKNNLTLLEQSGSFVHLPGDLISIFTKSPI